A window of Phycobacter azelaicus contains these coding sequences:
- a CDS encoding C4-dicarboxylate TRAP transporter substrate-binding protein, translated as MNIRIKSRLKSALLPAALMAFAGVASAETTLIHGEAGPNRGARAAALQWFADTVGETSGGDLKIDVQWGGALFKANAAVQSIGDGVADMGTVIAVYYPQEMQSYGIADLPLDNPDAWVGMRATDELMRSSPIIAEDLAKKNLVYIGTFTTSAVHIGCTGGAIRSVADIKDRKIRGTGAYGKVFGELGGNMVNMSIYKAYQGLDTGLLDCSQGYSYAVTALKQQEVMENYTLLNWGQVGGLGILMNKDVFDSLSDEQQQVLLDAGRGMADEFGRLITTANDAAIETMKEKGIEVITLPEEERAQLVAAGTKYIDAWVEQMNASGMDGAALLEEYRGLIAKYTEERDSKGYPWTR; from the coding sequence ATGAACATCCGTATAAAATCGCGCCTGAAATCCGCCCTGTTGCCTGCTGCACTGATGGCCTTTGCAGGCGTCGCCTCGGCTGAAACCACGCTGATCCACGGTGAAGCCGGCCCGAATCGCGGCGCGCGTGCCGCCGCTCTGCAGTGGTTTGCCGATACCGTTGGCGAAACCTCGGGCGGCGATCTGAAAATTGACGTGCAATGGGGCGGCGCCCTGTTCAAGGCCAATGCCGCAGTGCAGTCCATCGGCGATGGCGTTGCCGACATGGGCACGGTGATCGCGGTCTACTATCCGCAAGAAATGCAATCCTACGGCATCGCGGACCTGCCGCTCGACAACCCGGACGCCTGGGTCGGCATGCGCGCCACGGATGAGCTGATGCGCTCCTCCCCGATCATCGCCGAGGATCTGGCCAAGAAAAACTTGGTCTACATCGGCACCTTCACCACCTCAGCCGTGCACATCGGTTGCACCGGCGGCGCGATCCGCTCGGTTGCAGACATCAAGGATCGCAAAATCCGCGGCACCGGCGCCTATGGCAAGGTCTTCGGTGAGCTGGGCGGCAACATGGTCAACATGAGCATTTACAAGGCCTACCAGGGCCTGGACACCGGCCTGCTCGATTGCTCGCAGGGCTATTCCTATGCGGTCACCGCGCTGAAGCAGCAGGAAGTGATGGAGAACTACACGCTTCTGAACTGGGGCCAGGTCGGCGGCCTTGGCATCCTGATGAACAAGGACGTCTTCGACAGCCTCTCGGACGAGCAACAGCAGGTGCTGCTGGATGCAGGCCGTGGCATGGCGGATGAATTCGGCCGCCTGATCACCACCGCGAACGATGCTGCCATCGAGACCATGAAGGAAAAGGGCATCGAGGTGATCACCCTGCCCGAAGAAGAGCGCGCGCAGCTGGTGGCCGCCGGGACCAAGTATATCGACGCCTGGGTCGAGCAGATGAACGCATCCGGCATGGACGGCGCGGCGCTGCTGGAGGAATACCGCGGTCTCATCGCCAAATACACCGAAGAGCGTGACAGCAAGGGCTACCCCTGGACGCGCTAA
- a CDS encoding AraC family transcriptional regulator produces MPAPQNTQHIADRGPAVPLARFARFRTHDLDEAREAVGRIFCPHELHTIGKASFAARHHHVPGERVSLNYIEYGAKTQIAPGCLEQFYLVQIPLSGSAAIVNGADSYTSDTGRAAVLNPHRETTMIWEEGCRQLLLQISRRALHAHANANLGLNTDQPITFTGALDLSQGPGARLLRLAHMLVDDAEATEGFGSSSTGTLLTHYMENTVMTGLLEAHRHNYSDQLRRVTSSIIPGHVRRAQAYMLANLDRPLDIEEIAAYAGVSARNLQIGFKRFLSTAPMAYLRNTRLQRAHEDLLQGRRNASVTEIAERWGMTHLGRFSQYYKSRYGCSPQETLKNARARDFLA; encoded by the coding sequence ATGCCAGCCCCGCAGAACACGCAGCATATCGCGGACCGGGGACCGGCAGTGCCGCTTGCGCGGTTTGCACGGTTCCGCACGCATGATCTGGACGAGGCCCGCGAGGCCGTCGGCCGCATTTTCTGTCCCCATGAGCTGCACACCATTGGCAAGGCGTCCTTTGCGGCGCGCCACCACCATGTGCCGGGCGAACGGGTGTCTCTCAACTACATCGAATATGGCGCCAAGACGCAAATCGCGCCGGGGTGCCTTGAACAATTCTACCTGGTACAAATCCCGCTGAGCGGCAGCGCGGCCATTGTCAACGGAGCTGACAGCTACACCAGTGACACCGGGCGCGCAGCGGTGCTCAACCCGCACCGGGAAACAACGATGATCTGGGAAGAAGGTTGCAGGCAGCTCTTGCTGCAAATCAGCCGCCGGGCGCTGCATGCCCATGCCAACGCGAATCTTGGCCTCAACACCGACCAGCCGATCACGTTCACCGGGGCGCTGGATCTGTCGCAGGGACCGGGCGCGCGCCTGCTGCGGCTGGCGCATATGCTGGTTGACGACGCCGAGGCGACTGAGGGCTTTGGATCCTCAAGCACCGGTACCCTGCTGACCCATTACATGGAGAACACGGTGATGACCGGCCTTCTGGAGGCGCACCGTCACAACTATTCCGATCAGTTGAGGCGGGTAACCTCCTCGATCATTCCCGGCCATGTACGCCGCGCGCAGGCCTATATGCTGGCCAATCTGGACCGCCCCCTGGATATCGAGGAAATCGCCGCCTACGCTGGGGTGAGTGCGCGCAACCTTCAGATTGGCTTCAAACGGTTTCTGTCCACGGCGCCAATGGCCTACCTCCGCAATACACGCTTACAGCGGGCGCATGAGGATCTTTTGCAGGGCCGCCGAAACGCGAGCGTGACCGAAATCGCCGAGCGCTGGGGCATGACCCACCTTGGCCGGTTTTCGCAGTACTACAAATCCCGCTACGGCTGCAGTCCGCAGGAAACGCTGAAAAACGCCCGCGCGCGCGACTTCCTCGCCTGA
- a CDS encoding SDR family oxidoreductase, which yields MKGLDGKVAIIPGGATKIGAAIAQAFRAAGTKVMIADINEEAGKALAGDGIAFCKTNLRDDNDITALVAATKKEFGRIDFLVNVACSYLDNGAESTRAEWLESLDVNIVGSVMLMQAAREELAKNRGAIVNFGSISARIAQKGRWLYPVSKAAILQLTRNQAMDLAPDGIRVNAVSPGWTWSNIMDELTGGDREKTDNVAKPFHLLGRTGNPEEVANSVLFLCSDEAGFITGTDIRVDGGYTAMGPERDEEAIAQLMA from the coding sequence ATGAAGGGACTGGACGGCAAGGTTGCCATCATTCCGGGCGGCGCCACCAAGATCGGCGCGGCCATTGCACAGGCGTTTCGCGCGGCTGGCACCAAGGTGATGATCGCCGATATCAATGAAGAGGCAGGAAAGGCTTTGGCGGGTGACGGCATTGCATTTTGCAAGACGAACCTGCGCGACGATAATGACATCACCGCGCTGGTTGCGGCCACCAAGAAAGAATTCGGCCGCATCGATTTCCTGGTGAACGTCGCCTGCTCTTATCTGGATAACGGAGCAGAGTCGACGCGGGCCGAATGGCTCGAAAGTCTTGATGTGAACATCGTTGGCTCGGTGATGCTGATGCAGGCGGCGCGCGAAGAACTGGCCAAGAACCGCGGTGCCATCGTCAATTTCGGTTCGATCTCGGCACGTATCGCGCAAAAGGGGCGCTGGCTTTATCCGGTGTCCAAAGCGGCAATCCTGCAGCTCACCCGCAATCAGGCGATGGATCTGGCGCCCGATGGCATTCGCGTGAATGCGGTCAGCCCCGGATGGACCTGGTCCAACATCATGGACGAACTCACCGGTGGCGACCGGGAGAAGACCGACAATGTTGCTAAGCCCTTTCACCTCCTGGGGCGCACCGGCAACCCCGAGGAAGTCGCCAATTCCGTGCTGTTCCTCTGCTCGGACGAGGCAGGCTTCATCACCGGCACCGATATCCGCGTGGATGGCGGCTACACCGCCATGGGACCGGAACGCGACGAAGAAGCCATCGCCCAGCTGATGGCCTGA
- a CDS encoding styrene monooxygenase/indole monooxygenase family protein, translating to MRKITIIGGGQSGLQLGLGLLKNGYKVRIVQDRTGEDIKTGRVMSSQCMFGESVQNERDLGIDFWTEDQCPPVEGISFAVPHPEQAGAKAIDWTGKLDRFAYSVDQRVKMPVWLDEFERLGGRLVIKEAGISDLELYAREDDLVLVASGKGEVGRLFERDAEKSPYDAPMRALALTYVKGMTPREEHSAVCFNLIPGVGEYFVFPALTTTGPCEIMVFEGVPGGPMDCWGDVKSPDQHLAKSKEILSTFLPWEAERCTDIELTDDNGILAGRFPPTVRKPVATLPSGAKVLGIGDAVCLNDPITGQGSNNASKAAKVYMDRILAREGQPFDEAWMQGTFNAYWDYAQWVVNWTNMMLLPPPPHVLNIMGTACGEQRLANRITNGFDDPRDFFPWFADPQAAEAYLADLQAA from the coding sequence ATGAGAAAGATCACCATCATAGGCGGCGGCCAGTCCGGCCTGCAACTGGGTCTTGGCCTTTTGAAGAACGGCTACAAGGTGCGCATCGTTCAGGATCGCACCGGCGAGGACATCAAGACGGGCCGCGTCATGTCCAGCCAATGCATGTTCGGCGAATCGGTGCAGAACGAGCGGGACCTTGGCATCGACTTCTGGACCGAGGACCAGTGCCCCCCGGTCGAGGGCATTTCCTTCGCGGTGCCGCATCCCGAACAGGCAGGCGCCAAGGCGATTGACTGGACCGGTAAACTCGATCGCTTTGCCTATTCCGTGGACCAGCGGGTCAAGATGCCGGTCTGGCTTGATGAATTCGAGCGCCTTGGCGGGCGGCTTGTGATCAAGGAGGCCGGGATCAGCGATCTGGAGCTTTATGCCCGCGAGGACGATTTGGTGCTGGTTGCCTCGGGCAAGGGTGAGGTCGGGCGTCTCTTTGAACGCGATGCCGAGAAATCTCCTTATGATGCGCCGATGCGGGCGCTGGCGCTGACCTACGTCAAGGGTATGACCCCGCGCGAGGAGCACTCCGCCGTCTGCTTCAACCTGATCCCCGGAGTGGGTGAGTATTTCGTCTTTCCGGCGCTGACCACAACGGGCCCTTGCGAGATCATGGTCTTTGAAGGCGTGCCAGGCGGGCCAATGGATTGCTGGGGCGATGTGAAATCCCCCGACCAGCATCTGGCAAAATCGAAAGAGATCCTGTCGACCTTCTTGCCCTGGGAGGCAGAGCGCTGCACGGATATCGAACTGACGGATGACAACGGCATCCTTGCGGGCCGTTTCCCGCCGACCGTGCGCAAACCGGTGGCAACGCTGCCATCGGGGGCCAAGGTGCTGGGGATTGGCGATGCGGTCTGTCTCAACGATCCGATCACCGGGCAGGGATCCAACAATGCCTCCAAGGCGGCGAAGGTCTATATGGACCGGATCCTGGCGCGGGAGGGGCAGCCCTTTGACGAGGCCTGGATGCAGGGCACTTTCAACGCCTATTGGGACTATGCGCAATGGGTGGTGAACTGGACCAACATGATGCTGCTGCCGCCGCCGCCCCATGTGCTGAATATCATGGGCACCGCCTGCGGCGAGCAGCGCCTGGCCAACCGCATCACCAACGGCTTTGACGATCCGCGCGATTTCTTCCCGTGGTTCGCTGATCCGCAGGCGGCCGAGGCCTACCTTGCAGACCTGCAGGCGGCCTGA
- a CDS encoding flavin reductase family protein yields the protein MSMCVDPSAFRSAMARFPGAVTVITALSGPKDGSENGSERRGITATAVCSVSADPPSLLVCVNRATGTRAAIHQTGRFNVNLLAKPDGLLALQFAGQGGVTGEAKFAEGDWTSDARGLPRLASALLCFSCDVIEATEAGSHTVFIGQIVDIVQGEGEPLLYERSGFQCLAPI from the coding sequence ATGAGCATGTGCGTCGATCCGAGCGCCTTCCGGTCGGCCATGGCGCGGTTTCCGGGGGCGGTGACAGTGATCACTGCCCTGTCGGGACCAAAGGACGGATCAGAGAACGGGTCTGAACGCCGGGGCATCACCGCCACCGCCGTCTGCTCGGTCTCGGCCGATCCGCCCAGCCTTCTGGTCTGCGTCAACCGTGCCACCGGCACCCGCGCGGCGATCCATCAGACGGGGCGTTTCAACGTCAACCTGCTGGCGAAACCTGACGGGCTTCTGGCGCTCCAATTCGCGGGGCAGGGCGGGGTCACAGGCGAAGCAAAGTTCGCAGAAGGCGACTGGACAAGCGATGCGCGCGGCCTGCCGAGGCTGGCCTCGGCGCTCTTGTGCTTTTCCTGCGATGTGATCGAGGCGACCGAGGCAGGTAGCCACACGGTTTTCATCGGGCAGATCGTGGATATCGTTCAGGGCGAAGGCGAGCCGCTTCTATATGAACGCTCTGGTTTTCAGTGTCTCGCCCCGATCTGA
- a CDS encoding 2-hydroxyacid dehydrogenase, translated as MALLISIGHNGWYSEEDLAAELRRLAPGADIRPASDPGNLDEITMLAVSTLKTDIAARLPNLQLVQKLGAGVETIVNHPTVAPHVRVARLKPEEPAREIAEYCLAYVLREQRNLLHHAKAQTHADWDPVEPKRTHMTTVGVLGLGHIGGLTARLMARLGFQAHGWSRTEKAIEGVTCHHGSDALPRMLGQCDYVCAILPSTPDTRGLMDAKMLAAMKPGSVLINAGRGDLIDEAALITALDSGTPGHAVLDVLCKEPLPKDDPLWRHPSVTITPHVSGWHLGDALGDVVENLRRLGSGETLLHEVDRARGY; from the coding sequence ATGGCATTGCTCATCAGCATCGGACACAACGGGTGGTACAGCGAAGAGGACTTGGCGGCAGAACTGCGCAGGCTTGCCCCCGGAGCCGATATCCGCCCCGCCTCAGACCCCGGCAACCTCGATGAGATCACCATGCTGGCGGTCTCGACCCTCAAGACGGATATCGCTGCGCGCCTGCCGAACCTGCAACTCGTGCAGAAACTGGGCGCCGGGGTCGAGACCATCGTGAACCACCCCACCGTGGCCCCTCATGTGCGGGTGGCGCGCCTCAAACCCGAGGAACCCGCGCGGGAAATCGCAGAATACTGCCTGGCCTATGTGTTGCGCGAGCAGCGCAACCTTTTGCACCATGCCAAAGCGCAGACCCATGCTGATTGGGATCCTGTCGAACCGAAGCGCACGCATATGACGACCGTGGGCGTACTGGGGCTGGGCCATATTGGCGGGCTGACGGCGCGGCTGATGGCGCGCCTCGGCTTTCAGGCGCACGGCTGGAGCCGCACTGAGAAAGCCATCGAGGGCGTCACCTGCCACCACGGCAGCGATGCCCTGCCCCGAATGCTGGGCCAATGCGACTATGTCTGCGCGATCCTGCCTTCGACGCCGGACACCCGCGGTCTGATGGATGCAAAGATGCTGGCAGCCATGAAGCCCGGATCGGTCTTGATCAACGCCGGGCGCGGCGATCTGATCGATGAAGCCGCGCTGATTACCGCGCTGGACAGCGGCACACCGGGCCATGCGGTACTTGATGTGCTGTGCAAGGAACCCCTGCCCAAAGACGATCCGCTTTGGCGCCATCCTTCGGTGACCATCACACCGCATGTGTCGGGCTGGCACCTTGGCGATGCGCTGGGGGATGTGGTGGAAAATCTGCGCCGTCTTGGCAGTGGCGAGACGCTTTTGCACGAAGTGGACCGGGCGCGCGGCTACTGA
- a CDS encoding acyl-CoA dehydrogenase family protein gives MDMNFGMREENRKLLDRVAAMVRDEIMPLEAEYQAEIGKEDRWAYTARQAEILEGLKAKAKSEGLWNFWLTDSDKGFGLTTVEYALFAEEMGKTPLGAEVFNCSAPDTGNMEVFERYGTEKMKQEWLAPLLEGEIRSAYLMTEPDVASSDATNICMSCVRDGDDYVLNGEKWWASGAGDPRCKVYIVMVKTGGDDLPKHKRQSMIVVPADAPGIEILRPMEVYGHDDAPHGHMHIRFTNVRVPAENLLLGEGRGFEIAQGRLGPGRIHHCMRAIGQAEAALELLCKRSLQREAFGKKLAQLGANYDIIAECRMEIEMARLLCLKAAWYMDQGDKVAAAPWISQIKVIAPRVALKVIDEAVQMHGGQGISQDTPLGIAWTHVRTLRLADGPDAVHRRQVARAELKKYTQEKV, from the coding sequence ATGGATATGAATTTCGGGATGCGGGAGGAAAACCGCAAACTGCTCGATCGGGTTGCAGCCATGGTGCGCGACGAGATCATGCCGCTGGAGGCCGAGTATCAGGCCGAAATCGGCAAGGAGGACCGCTGGGCCTATACGGCGCGGCAGGCCGAGATCCTCGAGGGGCTCAAGGCCAAGGCGAAATCCGAAGGTCTTTGGAATTTCTGGCTGACCGACAGCGACAAGGGCTTTGGCCTTACGACGGTTGAATATGCGCTCTTTGCCGAGGAAATGGGCAAGACGCCGCTCGGGGCAGAAGTGTTCAACTGCTCGGCGCCCGACACCGGCAACATGGAAGTTTTTGAGCGCTACGGCACCGAGAAGATGAAGCAGGAGTGGCTGGCACCGCTTCTGGAGGGTGAGATCCGCTCGGCCTATCTGATGACCGAGCCTGATGTGGCCTCGTCCGATGCGACCAACATCTGCATGTCCTGCGTGCGCGATGGCGATGACTATGTGCTGAACGGCGAGAAATGGTGGGCCTCGGGGGCCGGCGATCCACGCTGCAAGGTCTATATCGTCATGGTCAAGACCGGCGGCGACGATCTGCCCAAGCACAAGCGCCAGTCGATGATCGTGGTGCCCGCGGATGCGCCGGGCATCGAAATCCTGCGCCCGATGGAAGTCTATGGCCACGACGATGCACCGCATGGTCATATGCATATCCGTTTCACCAATGTGCGCGTGCCTGCCGAAAACCTGCTTCTGGGCGAAGGGCGCGGATTTGAAATCGCGCAAGGGCGCCTTGGGCCGGGACGGATCCACCACTGCATGCGGGCCATCGGTCAGGCCGAGGCGGCGCTTGAGCTTTTGTGCAAGCGCTCGCTTCAGCGCGAGGCCTTTGGCAAGAAGTTGGCCCAGCTGGGCGCCAACTACGACATCATCGCCGAATGTCGCATGGAGATCGAAATGGCGCGGCTGTTGTGCCTCAAGGCGGCCTGGTACATGGATCAGGGCGACAAGGTGGCGGCGGCCCCGTGGATCAGCCAGATCAAGGTGATCGCACCACGGGTGGCGCTCAAGGTGATCGACGAGGCGGTGCAGATGCATGGCGGGCAGGGGATCAGCCAGGATACGCCCCTCGGCATTGCCTGGACCCATGTGCGCACCCTGCGTCTCGCGGATGGGCCCGATGCGGTGCACCGGCGTCAGGTCGCTCGGGCCGAGTTGAAGAAGTACACGCAGGAAAAGGTCTGA
- a CDS encoding thioesterase family protein: MADARAAPPFFSQDAQGVFVGNDSARGPWSPAHCHAGPVTGLVARAAEQEVGPDKMLTRLTLDILRPLPLAGLEVSAETTRHTRTLATTTVWVRDLDGTLCVRASTMHLVRKDLGEVPTAPVTPLRRDEAVPGQFFPDRGPHQKPFFADFIEVAYPPGFSVGVGPKTMWMRTPQLLEGEAQSPVQSICALADCGNGISWNARPSEMGFMNTDLTLHVHREPQSDWLAAESISHWHGTGVGMSQSVLHDTKGPIATALQTLVLHPPS, encoded by the coding sequence GTGGCAGATGCCCGCGCCGCGCCGCCGTTTTTCTCGCAGGACGCGCAAGGCGTTTTCGTCGGGAACGACTCGGCGCGCGGGCCCTGGTCGCCCGCGCACTGTCATGCCGGTCCCGTAACGGGGCTGGTCGCGCGGGCTGCTGAACAGGAGGTCGGGCCGGATAAGATGCTGACCCGGCTGACCCTTGATATCCTGCGGCCCTTGCCCTTGGCGGGCCTTGAGGTCTCTGCCGAGACGACGCGGCATACGCGCACCCTAGCGACCACCACGGTTTGGGTGCGAGATCTCGACGGCACGCTTTGCGTTCGGGCCAGCACCATGCATCTGGTGCGCAAGGATTTGGGAGAGGTGCCCACGGCGCCAGTGACCCCCTTGCGACGCGATGAGGCTGTGCCGGGTCAGTTTTTCCCCGACAGGGGCCCGCATCAGAAACCCTTTTTTGCCGACTTCATCGAAGTCGCTTATCCGCCGGGGTTCTCGGTGGGCGTCGGGCCAAAGACCATGTGGATGCGCACGCCGCAACTATTGGAAGGGGAGGCGCAGTCGCCTGTCCAGTCCATTTGTGCCTTGGCGGATTGCGGCAACGGGATTTCCTGGAACGCGCGCCCGTCGGAGATGGGGTTCATGAATACGGACCTGACGCTGCACGTCCACCGCGAGCCGCAAAGCGATTGGCTGGCCGCTGAGTCGATTTCACATTGGCATGGCACCGGTGTCGGCATGTCCCAATCTGTTTTGCATGACACCAAGGGCCCGATCGCCACGGCGCTGCAGACCCTTGTGTTGCATCCGCCCTCCTGA